One segment of Paramormyrops kingsleyae isolate MSU_618 chromosome 8, PKINGS_0.4, whole genome shotgun sequence DNA contains the following:
- the raly gene encoding RNA-binding protein Raly isoform X2 has translation MSLKVQTSNITNKNDPKSINSRVFIGNLNTAVVKKSDVESIFSKYGRVLGCSVHKGYAFVQYASERHARGAVIGENGRVLAGQTLDINMAGEPKPNRPKGLKRSAALYSGYDFDYDYYRDDFYDRLFDYRGRVSPIPRVVPVKRPRLAVPLVRRVKSLPSKLLTRSSVVPTSSVRQKAMKSSELQAIKSELTQIKSNIDALLGHLEQITEDKQGTTELQRAEESKSELSQDDSGSDTEELTEEAHRSEGEDEGDGTQDEEEEDMENCHLSEMESILQ, from the exons ATGTCcctaaaagtccagaccagcaACATCACCAACAAGAATGATCCCAAGTCCATCAACTCGCGTGTCTTCATTGGGAACCTCAACACGGCCGTGGTGAAGAAGTCAGACGTGGAATCCATCTTCTCCAAGTACGGCCGGGTGCTGGGCTGCTCCGTCCACAAGGGCTACGCCTTCGTCCAGTATGCCAGCGAGAGGCACGCCCGGGGTGCTGTGATTGGAGAGAACGGCCGTGTCCTTGCGGGACAAACATTAG ACATCAACATGGCAGGAGAGCCCAAACCAAATCGGCCCAAAGGTTTGAAGAGATCTGCTGCCCTCTACAG TGGCTATGATTTTGACTATGACTACTACAGAGATGACTTTTATGACAG GCTGTTCGACTACCGAGGCAGAGTGTCACCCATCCCCCGCGTGGTGCCAGTGAAGCGCCCCCGTCTGGCCGTGCCTCTGGTGCGCAGGGTGAAGTCGCTGCCCTCTAAACTGCTGACGCGCTCCTCTGTCGTTCCCACCAGCTCCGTCAGGCAGAAGG CTATGAAATCCAGCGAACTGCAGGCGATCAAATCAGAGCTCACCCAGATAAAGTCCAACATCGATGCCCTCTTGGGCCACCTGGAGCAGATCACCGAAGACAAGCAGGGCACCACAG AGCTCCAGAGGGCTGAAGAGAGCAAGAGCGAGCTGTCGCAGGACGATTCGGGCTCAGACACGGAGGAGCTGACGGAGGAGGCCCACAGGAGCGAGGGGGAGGATGAGGGGGACGGTACACAGGATGAAGAAGAGGAAGACATG GAAAACTGCCACTTATCAGAAATGGAGTCTATCCTGCAATAA